DNA sequence from the Tenacibaculum mesophilum genome:
GAAAAGTATAAGCTAAGGTTAGTCAATTTCTTAAAAGATAAAATCCAGTAATAAATAAGCAATTTTAATAGTTATTAGAATTAGTTTTAAAGCAAGTATAATCATGTTAGGTTCATGTGTTTTTAGTTAGTAAATAATGATGAATTCCGGAATTGTTTTTTCAATATAGGAGAAAGGAAATATTACAACCAAACTTTGGAATCTAATTTAATTGGATTGAGTTTGAATTTAAATCTATAAAAACACTATTAGTTTTAATTTATAACCTTATAATCTATGTTTAAATTATTAAATGAAACTTAAAAGTGTTCTATTAGTCATGTTTAATAAGCTTTTAAAGAGGCTTTTTTTACGGAATTTGAAAAGTAAAGGAAAAAGTATCTTTAAAATAAGCAGTTTTTAGGTGTTTCATTTCTTCAGAAAGAAAAAAATAAGTTTTTTGTAATAAATGTTTGCTACTATTTTGAGAGGAGATATATTCGCGATTTAAAATAAATCTAAATAAATATAATGAAATTTTACATAGCAGCAGTGGCTTTATTTTTAACCTTAGGAGTATCAGCTCAGTCTAGTTTAAAGGGAAAAATAAAGGATGAACAAGGTCAACCAATTTATGGGGTTAATATTCATATTTCAGAACTTCAAAAAGGTACTACCTCTGATGAAAATGGAGGCTTTATATTAAAAAATATAAAAGAAGGAGCTTTTAAGGTAACTTTTAGTATGGTGGGTTTCAAAACAGAAATAAGTAAAATAGCATTTACCCAAAACAACACTGTGGAGATTTTACAAACATTAAAGGAAGATTCGGAGAGTTTAAGCGAAGTTGTTGTTTCTGCTAGTAGACGTTCAGAATACCTTTCCGAGATACCAGCATCAATAACTGTTGTCAACCAAAAACAATTAACAGACTTATCAAACTCAACAACTAATATTAATGAAATTTTAGAATTTACTGTTCCAGGTTTAGCTGTGTCTACAGGAACCTTTTCTAACTGGGGACAAACATTACGTGGTCGTTCTTTATTAGTTATGATTGATGGTGTTCCTCAATCTACTCCTTTACGTAACGGTCAATTAGGAATAAAATCTGTTAGCCCTAACGATATTAGTCGCGTAGAAGTAATAAAAGGGGCAACCTCTATTTTTGGAAATGGAGGAAATGGAGGTTTTATTAATTATATAACAAAAAAGCCTAATAGTAATGAAAAAATTGAAGGAACTACTAATATTTGGGGAACTTCTAACTTAACAAAGACTAAGGATGCTTTTGGATTCGGGGCTTATCAGTCATTACGAGGAAAAATAGATAAGTTTAATTACTACATAAGTGGTAGTTATGAAGAAACAGGAAATAAATACGATGCAGATGGTAAAGTTATACTTCCTACTTATGGATTAGATAATACAAGAATTTATACAGCTTTAGCTAAGTTAGAGTATGAAATATCTGATAGACAAAAAATAAGTATTGGAGGAAACTTGTATAATTCTTTACAAGACACTCCATTTGTACCTGTTCTTGGATCTTTTGAAGTGTATAATGAGAATGGAGATTATACTTTAACACCTGGTTATGGTGTTGAAGGCTCTATTGAAGGACAAGAACCTACAGGATCTAAACTGTATAATGGTAACTTGAAATATGATTTAAATAATATTTTTGATGGAACAACAGATTTTACAGCTGATGTGTATTATCAAAAAACAAAAAACATATTCTTTTATTCAGATAAATTTGAAAACGGAGGTCAATCAGTAATTAATGCAGAAAAGTATGGTTTAAGACCAAATTTTAACACTACACTTACTCCAAATGAATCAACAGAGATTTCATTAACCTATGGTTTAGATTTGTTAAAAGATAAAACCAATCAAGGATTGTTAGATGGTAGATTATGGGTGCCAAATATTGATATGTTTAGTTGGGCACAATACATACAATCTACAGTAAAATTTAATGACGAATGGGTTTTAAAAGCAGGGTTAAGATATGATGATATGAATCTTACAATAGATGATTATAATACGTTACCATACTCACCTTTAGGAGATGGTAATTTTAATCCATCAGTAGCGGTAACAGGAGGTGAAATAGGATTTGATAATTTAGCGTTTAATGCTGGTGTAAGGTATATTAAGCATCAAGAGTTTATCCCCTATGTAAGTTATTCACAAGGTTTTTCAATTGCCGATTTAGGTTCTGTTTTACGTTCTGCAACTGCCGATAATATTGAAGATATTCAATTAGAACCAGCAGTAACCAAAAATTATGAGTTCGGATTTTTATCAAAGTTTAAAAACTTTAGGTTAGAAGCTGTAGGGTATTATAGTGTTTCTAATTTAGGCACAGGCGTTGCATTTGATGAAAATATAAATTCTTTTGTGCCATCTAAAAAGCCGCAGAACATTTATGGAGGAGAAATAGCAATAGATTATACTGCTTTTAATAGTAAACTAAAAGTAGGAACATCATATTCTTATGTTGAAGGTTTAACTCATAATGTGGGAGATGAAAATAATTTAACTTATTTAGGAGGTGATGTAATTTCAGCTCCAAAATTAACAGCTTACGTAACTTGGGTTCCAACAAAGAAAATAAGTACTTCTTTACGTATGACTAATTTAGGAGATAGAAATCGTTTTAATCCGTATTTAGATGCAAGTGATAATTATACGTTTAGACATACACAATTTCCTGTAGAAGGATACACTTTACTTAATTGGTCTATGAACTATAAATTGCAAGAAAATATATCGGTTTCATTAGCTGTAAATAATTTGTTAAACGAATATTATTTACCAGCAAGATCACAATGGGCAGCACCTTTAAGAACTTTTACAGGAACTGGAGAAGGGACAAATGCTAAATTAAGTGTGTTGTATAGCTTCTAAAATAATAAACAACATCTTACATTTGCAAAATTAAGAACCCAGTGCCTATTAAATTGTAGGTTCTGGGTTTTAAAAATAGGAGATACCAATTGCAGCAGATACATAAAATAATTTGGAAAATACACCTATGGTTAGGTCTTAGTTGTGGGGTTATTGCTTCTTTTTCTGGTTTAACGGGAGCATTGTATGTTTGGCAACCTGAAATAACTTCATTACTAAATCCGAAATTATTAAAGGTTGAAGATTTTTCTAAAATAAACGAAAAAACAATTTTAAGTTCTGCTTATTTTTTAGCTACACAGAATAAGGGAAAAGTAAATAAAGTTTTTTTGCCTTATAGAGAGCAGCAAACGATTTCAATAAATTATAAAAACGGTAAAACATTGTATTATCACCCGAAAACCAGAGTTTTGTTAGGTGAAAAATCGGTGTCAATACAGTTTTTTGAAACCCTCCTGAAGTTACACCGTACGTTAGGAATGCCTACAATTGGTAAGTATGTTATAGGTACAAGTGCTTTATTGTTTTGTTTCTTCTTATTAACAACAGGGTTTTATATGTGGTGGAAAATATATAAAAACAATCTGTCAAAAGGATTTACGATGAAGTGGAAACCCAAAAAGAAACGATTTTACTTCAATCTACATAAAGTATTCGGAGTTTATTTTTTGTTGCCTTTGCTAGTAATAGCCTTTACAGGAGGTTACTTCACGTATCATAAAACCTATAAATCTGTTTTATCTATATTCAATAGTTCAGATAAAGTAATCATGAATGAAGAAATAAAACAAGAAAAGGTTTTTTCATTAGAAGAAGCAGTTTTACAAACTGATGGAAAATATGCTTTAAGAGCTATTTATTACCCGAAAAATAGCTTAGGAGTATATAAACTTCGGTATATAAAAGATCGATTTATTAAAGCAGGATTTAGAAGAACAAAAGAAATGGAGTTAAATCAGCAAGGTAAATTACGAATACTGTCAAGTTTTGATTTTGATGCAAATAATAATCGAATAGCGGCTCAGTTTTACCCAGTACATATAGGAGAAATAGGAGGGATATTGGGTAGAGTTTTAGTATTTGTATCTGGTTTAGTGCCTTTGGTGTTATTGATAACAGGCTTTAAAGTTTATAATTTAAAACGCAAAAAATTAAAGAGGCAACTTAATTAAGGTTTTATTGGTTCAGGAGCTTGAATTTGTTTTCATTTTTGCTGGGTAAAAACCTTATCTTCGCCCAAAAAATATCTTATGAGCATTCTATATATTATTATTGGTTTAACATTGTTGGTTTTAGGAGGAAATTGGCTGTTAAAAGCAGCGGTAGGCTTATCACTTAAACTACATATACCAAAAATAGTAATAGGTATGACAGTAGTGTCGTTTGCAACTTCAGCACCAGAATTAATTGTAAGCATAAAGTCTGCTTTAAATGGAGCTACTGGGTTAGCAGTAGGAAATGTTATTGGATCTAATATTGCAAACCTAGGTCTGGTTTTAGGAATAACAGTTATATTATCGTCAATTGATGTAGAAAAAAGTTTTTATAAAACAGATTGGCCAGTAATGATGATTGCTTCAGTACTACTGTATTTTTTTATAGCGAATGACAAGACTATTCAATTTTATGAAGGAGCTATATTATTTGGAATGTTGCTAGTATTTTTAATTTATTTATTACGTTTTCAAAAACAAGCAGTTGTTGATGAGATGCCTGAAGACGATGAAGAGTTACCCTTATATAAAATAGCCTTGTTTCTAGCTGTTGGAGGAGTTGGTTTATGGGGCGGTTCAGAACTATTGATTAATGGTTCGGTAGCTATGGCTCAACATTTTGGAGTAAGTGACGCGATTATTGGAGTAACTGTAGTGTCAGTAGGGACAAGTGTTCCAGAATTGGCTGCCTCAATTATTGCAGTGTTAAAGAAAGAAAAAGCCATCTCATTAGGAAACCTTGTAGGATCTAATGTGTTTAATATTTTAGCCGTTTTAGGTATTACAGCAATGATTACGCCTGTTCAGGTAAAACCAGATGCCTATAGTTTGATTAATAATGATATTTATTGGATGTTAGGAATTTCGTTTGCCATATTACCTTTAGTATTTATTCCAAAAGGATTACGTTTAGGTTGGAGAGACGGAGTGCTGTTGTTGGTTTCTTACATTACTTTTGTGTATTTAACGATCTCTTAAAAGTGAGGGAGAAAGAAAGTATAAAAAAGCCGCTATTAGCGGCTTTTTAGTTGTGTTGTTGTTGTGTTAATTATATATTGGCACCTTTTACGGTTTCTATAATTCTTCCAGCTACTTTGTAAGGATCAGCGTTTGAAGCAGGTCTTCTGTCTTCTAGCCAACCTTTCCATCCTTTTTCTACAGTAATGATAGGAATTCGGATTGAAGCACCTCTATCTGAAACTCCATAACTAAAGTCAGATACGTGAGCAGTTTCATGTAAACCAGTTAAACGCTCGTCATTATTAGCTCCATATACATCAATATGTTCTTCTG
Encoded proteins:
- a CDS encoding calcium/sodium antiporter, with the translated sequence MSILYIIIGLTLLVLGGNWLLKAAVGLSLKLHIPKIVIGMTVVSFATSAPELIVSIKSALNGATGLAVGNVIGSNIANLGLVLGITVILSSIDVEKSFYKTDWPVMMIASVLLYFFIANDKTIQFYEGAILFGMLLVFLIYLLRFQKQAVVDEMPEDDEELPLYKIALFLAVGGVGLWGGSELLINGSVAMAQHFGVSDAIIGVTVVSVGTSVPELAASIIAVLKKEKAISLGNLVGSNVFNILAVLGITAMITPVQVKPDAYSLINNDIYWMLGISFAILPLVFIPKGLRLGWRDGVLLLVSYITFVYLTIS
- a CDS encoding PepSY-associated TM helix domain-containing protein encodes the protein MQQIHKIIWKIHLWLGLSCGVIASFSGLTGALYVWQPEITSLLNPKLLKVEDFSKINEKTILSSAYFLATQNKGKVNKVFLPYREQQTISINYKNGKTLYYHPKTRVLLGEKSVSIQFFETLLKLHRTLGMPTIGKYVIGTSALLFCFFLLTTGFYMWWKIYKNNLSKGFTMKWKPKKKRFYFNLHKVFGVYFLLPLLVIAFTGGYFTYHKTYKSVLSIFNSSDKVIMNEEIKQEKVFSLEEAVLQTDGKYALRAIYYPKNSLGVYKLRYIKDRFIKAGFRRTKEMELNQQGKLRILSSFDFDANNNRIAAQFYPVHIGEIGGILGRVLVFVSGLVPLVLLITGFKVYNLKRKKLKRQLN
- a CDS encoding TonB-dependent receptor; this translates as MKFYIAAVALFLTLGVSAQSSLKGKIKDEQGQPIYGVNIHISELQKGTTSDENGGFILKNIKEGAFKVTFSMVGFKTEISKIAFTQNNTVEILQTLKEDSESLSEVVVSASRRSEYLSEIPASITVVNQKQLTDLSNSTTNINEILEFTVPGLAVSTGTFSNWGQTLRGRSLLVMIDGVPQSTPLRNGQLGIKSVSPNDISRVEVIKGATSIFGNGGNGGFINYITKKPNSNEKIEGTTNIWGTSNLTKTKDAFGFGAYQSLRGKIDKFNYYISGSYEETGNKYDADGKVILPTYGLDNTRIYTALAKLEYEISDRQKISIGGNLYNSLQDTPFVPVLGSFEVYNENGDYTLTPGYGVEGSIEGQEPTGSKLYNGNLKYDLNNIFDGTTDFTADVYYQKTKNIFFYSDKFENGGQSVINAEKYGLRPNFNTTLTPNESTEISLTYGLDLLKDKTNQGLLDGRLWVPNIDMFSWAQYIQSTVKFNDEWVLKAGLRYDDMNLTIDDYNTLPYSPLGDGNFNPSVAVTGGEIGFDNLAFNAGVRYIKHQEFIPYVSYSQGFSIADLGSVLRSATADNIEDIQLEPAVTKNYEFGFLSKFKNFRLEAVGYYSVSNLGTGVAFDENINSFVPSKKPQNIYGGEIAIDYTAFNSKLKVGTSYSYVEGLTHNVGDENNLTYLGGDVISAPKLTAYVTWVPTKKISTSLRMTNLGDRNRFNPYLDASDNYTFRHTQFPVEGYTLLNWSMNYKLQENISVSLAVNNLLNEYYLPARSQWAAPLRTFTGTGEGTNAKLSVLYSF